From Salvelinus sp. IW2-2015 linkage group LG2, ASM291031v2, whole genome shotgun sequence, one genomic window encodes:
- the LOC111972012 gene encoding BTB/POZ domain-containing protein KCTD12-like encodes MSLADTDTERGISGAESESPFSEVIELNVGGQVYVTRHITLVAVPDSLLWTMFSKKTPKDLVRDNKGRYFLDRDGFLFRYILDYLRDLNLVLPDYFPEQSRLQREAEFFQLRDLSMSISPRMRKDNFISDDICQSETEEGALQCSIGSFSGMETLRMMSAMSSARSPSRESRKSGYITIGYRGSYSIGRDIQTDAKFRRVARITVCGKTSLAKEVFSDTLNESRDPDRPPERYTSRYYLKFNFLEQAFDKLTEVGFHMVACSSTGTCAYTNNDPNEDTIWTSYMEYVFCRD; translated from the coding sequence ATGTCACTGGCAGACACGGACACAGAGCGGGGGATCTCTGGCGCCGAGTCTGAGTCCCCTTTCTCGGAGGTAATTGAACTGAATGTAGGGGGACAGGTGTATGTGACACGGCACATAACTTTGGTCGCTGTCCCAGACTCGCTCCTCTGGACCATGTTCAGCAAGAAGACTCCAAAGGACCTGGTGCGCGACAACAAAGGGCGCTACTTCTTGGACAGGGACGGATTCTTGTTTCGTTATATTTTAGACTACCTACGGGACCTCAACCTGGTACTGCCTGATTATTTCCCCGAGCAAAGCCGGTTGCAGAGAGAGGCTGAGTTTTTCCAGTTGCGGGACCTGTCCATGAGCATCAGCCCCAGGATGCGCAAAGATAACTTCATCAGTGATGATATTTGCCAGAGCGAGACCGAGGAGGGTGCGCTCCAGTGCAGCATAGGGTCCTTCAGCGGAATGGAAACTTTGCGCATGATGTCCGCAATGAGCAGCGCCCGCTCCCCGTCTCGCGAGTCCAGAAAGTCAGGGTACATCACAATTGGATACCGGGGATCGTATAGTATCGGTAGAGATATCCAAACCGACGCCAAGTTCAGGAGAGTGGCGCGCATCACGGTGTGTGGGAAAACGTCCCTTGCCAAAGAGGTGTTCTCGGACACTTTGAATGAGAGCAGGGACCCCGATCGGCCACCGGAGAGGTACACGTCCCGTTACTACCTCAAATTCAATTTCCTTGAGCAAGCGTTTGACAAGCTGACGGAGGTTGGCTTTCACATGGTGGCTTGTAGCTCCACAGGCACGTGCGCCTACACTAACAATGATCCAAACGAGGATACAATCTGGACGAGTTATATGGAGTATGTGTTTTGTCGGGACTAA